Proteins from one Dromiciops gliroides isolate mDroGli1 chromosome 6, mDroGli1.pri, whole genome shotgun sequence genomic window:
- the RHOH gene encoding rho-related GTP-binding protein RhoH, producing MLNSIKCVLVGDAAVGKTALLVRFTSETFPEMYKPTVYENAGVDVFMDGIQISLGLWDTAGNDAFKSIRPLSYQQADVVLMCYSVANHNSFLSLRNKWIAEIRSNLPCTPVLVVATQTDQREMGPHRASCINSVDGKRLAQEVKAKGYLECSALSNRGVQQVFECAVRTAVNHARRRSRRKLFSINECKIF from the coding sequence ATGCTCAATTCCATCAAATGTGTGTTGGTGGGGGATGCAGCTGTGGGCAAAACAGCTCTCTTGGTGCGCTTCACATCGGAGACATTCCCTGAAATGTATAAGCCCACCGTGTATGAGAATGCGGGGGTAGATGTCTTCATGGATGGTATCCAGATCAGTCTGGGTCTTTGGGACACAGCAGGCAATGATGCCTTCAAAAGCATACGCCCGCTATCCTACCAGCAGGCAGATGTGGTGCTCATGTGCTATTCTGTGGCCAACCATAACTCCTTTCTGAGCCTGAGGAACAAATGGATTGCCGAGATACGGAGCAATTTGCCCTGTACCCCAGTGTTGGTGGTGGCCACACAGACTGACCAGCGGGAAATGGGACCCCACAGGGCCTCTTGTATAAACTCGGTGGATGGGAAACGGCTGGCCCAGGAGGTAAAGGCCAAGGGCTACCTGGAGTGCTCAGCTCTTAGCAACCGAGGGGTGCAACAGGTATTCGAGTGTGCTGTCAGGACTGCAGTTAATCATGCTCGGAGGAGAAGTAGGAGGAAGCTCTTCTCCATTAATGAATGCAAGATCTTTTAA